A genomic window from Neorhodopirellula lusitana includes:
- a CDS encoding SMI1/KNR4 family protein has product METDHLAKLRTYYEQHVSPRKGNPVGCSESDISDLERDLGFSLPLAYRQYLRWMGRDHNGIFIGCNWFLKDVRSNTEYLPELLAENSVDWRLPEHYVGFMGHQGYIAAYFSLPAESDDPPVFLYSEGREPDTVTEEGTFTDFLFRDLAGMAACLNRHPD; this is encoded by the coding sequence ATGGAAACTGACCATCTCGCCAAACTGCGTACCTACTACGAACAACACGTGTCGCCGCGGAAAGGCAATCCGGTCGGTTGCTCCGAATCCGACATTTCCGATCTAGAACGCGACCTTGGTTTTTCGCTGCCTCTGGCGTATCGCCAATATCTTCGCTGGATGGGTCGCGATCACAACGGCATTTTCATCGGCTGCAATTGGTTCCTCAAGGACGTTCGTTCAAATACCGAATACCTTCCGGAATTACTCGCTGAAAACAGCGTGGATTGGAGACTGCCCGAGCACTACGTTGGTTTCATGGGCCATCAGGGTTACATCGCTGCCTACTTCTCACTGCCTGCAGAATCGGATGATCCACCTGTTTTTCTCTACTCCGAGGGTCGCGAACCGGACACGGTCACCGAGGAGGGAACGTTCACTGACTTTCTTTTCCGCGACTTGGCTGGAATGGCTGCCTGCCTGAATCGCCACCCAGATTAG